A window of Erpetoichthys calabaricus chromosome 12, fErpCal1.3, whole genome shotgun sequence contains these coding sequences:
- the xiap gene encoding E3 ubiquitin-protein ligase XIAP has product MAFSQPHSDIEMDLSLEMSNVKDRMDSFHNSSLPHPDILARAGFYFVGGDQVKCFSCNITLDGWECINDPLEKHLQASPECIFLRCTWRLYPQRTACTNVQRPIASSVFSPPNRDVNCENTEEMDYLIRTGGVVDNTPYPRNPAMNSEEARLLTFHGWPESAPVRPENLAQAGLYYTTTGDRVMCFCCGGSLQGWESGDDAWSEHERHYPNCFFILGHEVGNVPSVQSSIRITPPFMSCYEDRLRSFSRVQHNVEPKKLAEAGFYSNGEQDKVWCFECNGGLKDWNPNEDPWTEHAKYYPGCSYLIKVKGQAYVNNVQFEKACRTTAMENGCDEQTEEGASTLERLRKLQDEKLCKVCLAKDSIIVFIPCGHLVTCHECSARVRNCPICRSPIESKIKTYIS; this is encoded by the exons ATGGCTTTCTCACAACCTCATTCTGACATTGAGATGGACCTGTCTTTAGAAATGTCTAATGTTAAAGACCGTATGGATTCCTTTCATAATAGTAGCCTTCCACACCCCGATATACTGGCAAGGGCTGGATTTTACTTTGTAGGTGGAGACCAAGTGAAATGCTTCAGCTGCAACATTACTTTGGATGGATGGGAATGTATTAATGACCCATTAGAGAAACATTTGCAGGCATCTCCTGAATGCATATTCCTTCGTTGTACTTGGAGGTTGTATCCTCAACGTACTGCATGCACTAATGTACAGAGGCCAATTGCAAGCTCTGTCTTTTCTCCACctaacagagatgttaattgtgaAAACACAGAAGAAATGGATTACCTCATTCGAACTGGCGGTGTAGTTGACAACACTCCTTACCCAAGAAATCCTGCTATGAATAGTGAGGAGGCAAGGCTGCTTACATTTCATGGTTGGCCAGAATCTGCTCCAGTTCGTCCAGAAAATTTGGCCCAAGCTGGACTATATTATACCACCACTGGAGACAGGGTGATGTGTTTCTGTTGTGGTGGGAGCTTGCAGGGCTGGGAGTCAGGTGATGATGCATGGTCAGAGCATGAGAGACACTACCCCAATTGCTTTTTTATCCTGGGACATGAAGTTGGAAATGTACCCAGTGTCCAGTCTTCCATAAGGATCACGCCGCCTTTTATGTCCTGTTACGAAGATCGTCTCAGAAGCTTTTCAAGAGTCCAGCACAACGTTGAACCAAAGAAGCTTGCGGAAGCTGGTTTTTATAGCAAtg GTGAACAAGACAAGGTGTGGTGCTTTGAGTGTAACGGTGGTCTAAAGGACTGGAATCCAAATGAAGACCCCTGGACAGAACATGCCAAGTACTACCCAGG ATGTAGTTATTTGATTAAAGTGAAAGGACAGGCATATGTGAACAACGTCCAATTTGAGAAGGCCTGCAGGACCACTGCT ATGGAGAATGGTTGTGATGAACAGACCGAAGAAG gtgCCAGTACTTTGGAAAGGCTTAGGAAGCTCCAGGATGAGAAGCTCTGCAAAGTTTGCTTGGCTAAAGATAGTATAATCGTTTTTATCCCCTGTGGTCACTTGGTCACCTGTCATGAATGTTCAGCACGGGTTAGAAATTGTCCAATTTGCCGTTCGCCAATCGAGTCCAAGATTAAAACCTACATTTCCTAA